Proteins from one Mycolicibacter virginiensis genomic window:
- the egtD gene encoding L-histidine N(alpha)-methyltransferase, which translates to MTGVTIANHLAADAARTALRADVRHGLAQHPKSLPPKWFYDDVGSELFDRITRLPEYYPTRAEAEILRAHSGEVAALSGADTLVELGSGTSEKTRMLLDALQDAGTLRRFIPFDVDAGVLETAGEAISGDYPGVRVDGVCGDFEHHLGQIPDGGRRLFVFLGSTIGNLTPGPRADFLADLAAVMHDGDGLLLGTDLVKDTGRLVRAYDDAAGVTAAFNRNVLAVVNRELDADFDLDEFAHVARWNSAEQRIEMWLRAGRAQHVVVGALDLAVDFAAGEEMLTEVSCKFRPEQVADELAAAGLRRRRWWTDAAGDFGLSLAIK; encoded by the coding sequence ATGACGGGGGTCACCATCGCCAATCACCTGGCCGCCGATGCTGCGCGCACCGCGCTGCGGGCCGATGTCCGCCACGGGCTGGCGCAGCACCCGAAGTCCTTGCCGCCCAAGTGGTTCTACGACGATGTCGGCAGCGAGCTGTTCGACCGGATCACCCGGCTGCCCGAGTATTACCCGACCCGCGCCGAGGCGGAGATCCTGCGGGCACATTCGGGCGAGGTGGCGGCGCTGTCGGGTGCGGACACCTTGGTCGAACTGGGCAGCGGCACCTCGGAAAAGACCCGGATGCTGCTCGACGCACTGCAGGACGCCGGGACGCTGCGCCGATTCATCCCGTTCGACGTGGACGCCGGGGTGCTGGAAACGGCGGGGGAGGCGATTTCCGGTGACTATCCCGGCGTGCGGGTGGACGGTGTCTGCGGCGACTTCGAGCACCATCTGGGGCAGATCCCCGATGGTGGCAGGCGGCTGTTCGTGTTCCTGGGATCGACCATCGGCAACCTGACGCCGGGTCCACGCGCCGATTTCCTGGCCGACCTCGCCGCAGTCATGCACGACGGTGATGGTCTGTTGCTGGGGACCGATCTGGTCAAAGACACCGGCAGGCTGGTGCGTGCCTACGACGATGCGGCCGGGGTGACCGCGGCGTTCAACCGTAACGTGCTCGCGGTGGTGAATCGTGAACTCGACGCCGACTTCGACCTGGACGAGTTCGCCCATGTGGCGCGCTGGAATTCGGCGGAACAGCGCATCGAGATGTGGCTGCGGGCCGGTCGCGCCCAGCATGTCGTGGTCGGTGCGCTGGATCTGGCTGTCGATTTCGCAGCCGGCGAGGAGATGCTGACCGAGGTGTCCTGCAAATTCCGGCCGGAGCAGGTGGCCGACGAACTGGCCGCAGCGGGTCTGCGGCGCCGACGGTGGTGGACCGACGCGGCAGGCGATTTCGGCCTGTCGCTCGCCATCAAATGA
- a CDS encoding helix-turn-helix domain-containing protein encodes MSDQPDERDAVAGRQADAFLDEGAGSSESQSTYSGPEEVGQSLKTYSLSEVVALVLPELSHGERWLAERLRRGEIRGYKIGRTWRMTHGDVEDLIARHRNSPRPTLLPAEPERYPGGLTRRSWLYRQRYGLEGNPNLRGPRRTAPPAEPPPAVKPVPSDFRYVIPEPKETIEAMPPLTETQQQLLQRVEREGAVAVTGRFRKTVEGLVRRGLVKYEVAHVLSESEKAPGYIYRFTVQRMTDN; translated from the coding sequence ATGAGCGATCAACCTGACGAACGTGACGCGGTAGCAGGCCGCCAGGCCGATGCCTTTCTAGATGAAGGTGCCGGATCGTCCGAAAGCCAGTCCACCTATTCCGGTCCGGAAGAGGTGGGCCAGTCACTGAAGACGTACAGCTTGTCTGAGGTCGTGGCGTTGGTCCTTCCGGAGTTGAGCCACGGTGAACGTTGGCTCGCCGAGCGGCTCCGACGCGGCGAAATCCGCGGGTACAAGATCGGTCGGACTTGGCGGATGACCCATGGAGACGTTGAAGATCTCATCGCGCGCCACCGGAACTCGCCGCGGCCAACGCTTCTTCCCGCGGAGCCCGAGCGCTATCCGGGCGGCCTAACCCGCCGTTCGTGGCTGTACCGCCAGCGATACGGGCTTGAGGGAAATCCCAACCTTCGAGGGCCGCGTCGCACCGCGCCGCCTGCCGAACCACCCCCGGCCGTTAAGCCCGTGCCGAGCGATTTCCGGTACGTCATTCCAGAACCAAAGGAGACTATCGAAGCGATGCCGCCACTGACTGAGACCCAGCAGCAACTCCTGCAGCGCGTAGAGCGCGAGGGAGCGGTGGCGGTGACCGGCCGCTTCCGCAAGACGGTTGAGGGCCTAGTCAGGCGGGGGCTCGTCAAATACGAGGTCGCTCACGTGCTAAGTGAGAGCGAGAAGGCGCCTGGCTACATCTACCGCTTTACTGTCCAGCGCATGACCGACAACTAA
- a CDS encoding sensor domain-containing protein — MPDGRRAAATLLAGLGLVAAGAAVATAGPSEPGVVSYAVLPKGSVGNIVGAPMGFEAVSGQPYQAYWVDDPACNNWADIGLPEVYNDPDLASFNSAVTQTSATDQGHFVKQVVGVFATNDAATAAFHRVVDRTGGCSGRTTAMHLDTGATQVWEFSGGPATATDEAWTKQEAGTDRRCFTQTRLRANVLLQAKVCQTGNAGPAVNVLAGAMQNSLGQ; from the coding sequence TTGCCTGACGGCCGGCGTGCCGCCGCGACTCTGCTGGCGGGACTGGGACTGGTCGCTGCCGGTGCAGCGGTCGCGACCGCCGGGCCCTCCGAACCCGGCGTGGTCTCCTACGCGGTGCTGCCCAAGGGATCGGTCGGCAACATCGTCGGCGCCCCGATGGGCTTCGAAGCCGTCTCCGGCCAGCCGTACCAGGCCTACTGGGTCGACGACCCGGCATGTAACAACTGGGCCGACATCGGACTGCCCGAGGTCTACAACGATCCCGACCTGGCGTCGTTCAACAGCGCCGTCACCCAGACCTCGGCCACCGATCAGGGCCACTTCGTCAAGCAGGTGGTGGGGGTGTTCGCCACCAACGATGCTGCCACCGCGGCATTCCACCGTGTCGTGGACCGGACCGGCGGCTGTTCGGGCCGCACCACCGCGATGCATCTGGACACCGGAGCCACCCAGGTCTGGGAGTTCAGCGGCGGGCCGGCCACGGCCACGGACGAGGCTTGGACCAAGCAGGAGGCCGGCACCGACCGGCGCTGTTTCACCCAGACCCGGCTGCGGGCCAACGTCTTGCTGCAGGCCAAGGTCTGCCAGACCGGTAACGCCGGCCCCGCGGTGAACGTGCTGGCAGGGGCGATGCAGAACTCCCTAGGTCAGTAA
- the egtC gene encoding ergothioneine biosynthesis protein EgtC: MCRHLGWLGRPRSLAELMLEPPQGLLVQSYAPRRQQHGLLNADGWGAGFFDAANGGVPRRWRSAAPLWSDGSFASIAPVLASHCVVAAVRSATVGMPIEASATAPFTDGSWLLSHNGVVNREVLTTTDRAESVCDSAVLAAAIFARGVDSLGEVIPEVGAADPQARLNIVAANGSRMLATTWGDTLSMLHGADGVVLASEPYDDDPRWVDIPDCHLVDVHDGEVRVTALGVTR, encoded by the coding sequence ATGTGCCGGCACCTGGGCTGGCTGGGTCGGCCGCGGTCATTGGCCGAGCTGATGCTGGAACCGCCACAGGGGCTGCTGGTGCAGTCGTATGCTCCGCGCCGGCAGCAGCACGGTTTGCTCAACGCAGACGGTTGGGGCGCAGGATTTTTCGATGCCGCCAACGGCGGGGTGCCTCGCCGGTGGCGCAGCGCGGCACCGCTGTGGAGTGACGGGTCGTTCGCCTCGATCGCCCCGGTGCTGGCCAGCCACTGCGTGGTGGCCGCGGTGCGGTCGGCGACCGTCGGGATGCCCATTGAGGCCAGCGCCACCGCGCCGTTCACCGACGGCAGTTGGCTGCTCTCGCACAACGGCGTGGTGAACCGCGAAGTTCTGACTACTACAGATCGTGCCGAATCGGTCTGCGACAGTGCCGTACTGGCCGCGGCGATCTTTGCCCGCGGGGTGGACTCGCTGGGTGAGGTGATCCCGGAGGTCGGTGCGGCCGATCCGCAAGCACGGCTGAACATAGTGGCCGCCAACGGTTCCCGGATGTTGGCGACGACCTGGGGGGATACCTTGTCGATGTTGCACGGTGCCGACGGTGTGGTGCTGGCCAGTGAGCCCTACGACGACGACCCACGCTGGGTGGATATCCCGGATTGCCACCTGGTGGATGTGCACGACGGAGAAGTCCGTGTCACCGCCTTGGGCGTGACCCGATGA
- a CDS encoding catalase, producing MTEHHTTTDAGIPAPSDGESLTIGPDGPILLQDHYLIEQMAMFNRERTPERQPHAKGGGAFGHFEVTADVTKYTRAAVFAPGAKTETLTRFSTVAGERGSPDTWRDPRGFATKFYTSEGNFDLVGNNTPVFFMRDPLKFQHFIRSQKRRAASNLRDHNMQWDFWSLTPESAHQVTWLMGDRGIPKNWRHMNGYSSHTYSWINAAGEIFWVKYHFISDQGVEFLAQDEADRLAGVDADYHQRDLYEAIERGEYPSWTLKMQIMPFEEAKTYRYNPFDLTKVWPHADYPLIDVGKLTLDRNVSDYHSEIEQAAFQPNNMVPGTGLSPDKMLLARGFSYADAHRARIGTNYSQLPVNAPKSEVHSYSKDGAMRFVNATDPVYAPNSMGGPKADPARAAEVRWHADGDMVRSAYTLRPDDDDFSQARTLVRDVLDDDARKRLAANIIGHVSAGVTEPVLSRVFEYWRNVDPDLGRAVEAGVRANLA from the coding sequence ATGACCGAGCACCACACCACCACCGATGCCGGAATCCCGGCGCCCAGCGACGGTGAATCGCTGACGATCGGCCCGGACGGCCCCATCCTGTTGCAGGACCACTATCTGATCGAACAGATGGCGATGTTCAACCGGGAGCGCACCCCCGAACGTCAGCCGCACGCCAAGGGCGGTGGGGCATTTGGGCACTTCGAGGTCACCGCGGACGTCACCAAATACACCAGGGCCGCGGTGTTTGCACCGGGCGCCAAGACCGAGACGCTGACGAGGTTCTCCACCGTCGCCGGTGAGCGCGGCAGCCCAGACACCTGGCGGGACCCGCGCGGTTTCGCGACGAAGTTCTACACCTCTGAGGGCAACTTCGACCTGGTTGGCAACAACACCCCGGTCTTCTTCATGCGCGATCCGTTGAAGTTCCAACACTTCATCCGCTCGCAGAAGCGTCGCGCGGCCAGCAATCTGCGCGACCACAACATGCAGTGGGACTTCTGGAGCCTCACGCCGGAGTCGGCCCACCAGGTCACCTGGTTGATGGGGGATCGGGGCATCCCGAAGAACTGGCGCCACATGAACGGCTATTCCAGTCACACCTACAGTTGGATCAACGCCGCCGGAGAGATCTTCTGGGTCAAGTACCACTTCATCAGCGACCAGGGCGTGGAGTTCCTCGCCCAGGATGAGGCCGACCGGTTGGCCGGCGTCGATGCCGACTACCACCAGCGGGACCTGTACGAGGCGATCGAGCGCGGTGAGTACCCGAGTTGGACGCTGAAGATGCAGATCATGCCGTTCGAGGAGGCAAAGACCTACCGCTACAACCCCTTTGATCTGACCAAGGTGTGGCCGCACGCCGACTACCCGCTGATCGACGTCGGCAAGCTGACCCTGGACCGCAATGTCAGCGACTATCACAGTGAGATCGAGCAGGCGGCGTTCCAGCCCAACAACATGGTGCCGGGCACCGGTTTGAGCCCGGACAAGATGTTGCTGGCTCGAGGTTTCTCCTACGCCGACGCCCATCGGGCCCGGATCGGGACGAACTACAGTCAATTGCCGGTCAACGCACCGAAATCCGAGGTGCACAGCTACTCCAAGGACGGCGCCATGCGGTTCGTCAATGCGACGGACCCGGTGTACGCGCCGAACTCGATGGGCGGTCCCAAGGCTGACCCGGCCCGTGCCGCCGAAGTGCGCTGGCACGCCGACGGGGACATGGTGCGCTCCGCCTACACGCTGCGCCCCGACGACGACGACTTCAGCCAGGCCCGGACCCTAGTCCGCGATGTCCTCGACGACGACGCGCGGAAGCGGTTGGCCGCCAATATTATTGGGCATGTATCGGCCGGAGTCACCGAGCCGGTGCTGTCCCGGGTGTTCGAGTACTGGCGCAACGTGGACCCGGACCTGGGTCGCGCGGTGGAGGCCGGGGTGCGGGCCAACCTTGCCTGA
- the egtB gene encoding ergothioneine biosynthesis protein EgtB: MTTSEMLARDLARARQRTLTLVDFDDVELHRQYDPLMSPLVWDLAHIGQQEELWLLRDGDPVRPGLLPSDVEGLYDAFIHPRASRVDLPLLAPEQARKYCATVRSKVFDKLETLPDDPGDGFVFGLVLSHEHQHDETMLQALNLRVGPPLLGVGDGLPAGRPDLAGTSVLVPGGEFVLGVDAGDEPFSLDNERPAHYIDVAAFRIGRVPVTNREWRGFIDDGGYRQPRWWSERGWRHCLQAGLTAPEFWGPDHRSRVRFGHVEALPDDEPVQHISYFEAQAYAEWAGARLPTEIEWEKACAWDPVIGARRRYPWGGTDPSAEVANLGGAALRPAPVGAYPDGASAYGAQQLLGDVWEWTSSPLQPWPGFSPMIYQRYSEPFFGGDYRVLRGGSWAVAREILRPSFRNWDHPYRRQIFAGVRLAWDA; the protein is encoded by the coding sequence ATGACGACATCCGAGATGTTGGCCCGCGACCTGGCCCGGGCGCGGCAGCGCACGCTGACGCTCGTCGATTTCGACGACGTGGAGCTGCACCGCCAGTACGACCCGCTGATGAGTCCACTGGTGTGGGACCTGGCTCATATCGGTCAGCAGGAGGAGCTGTGGCTGCTGCGCGATGGGGACCCGGTGCGCCCCGGCTTGCTGCCTTCCGATGTCGAGGGCCTCTACGACGCCTTCATCCATCCCCGGGCCAGCCGCGTCGACCTGCCGCTGTTGGCGCCTGAGCAGGCCCGGAAGTATTGCGCCACCGTGCGTTCCAAAGTTTTCGACAAGCTGGAGACCCTGCCTGACGACCCGGGGGACGGGTTCGTGTTCGGCTTGGTGCTCAGCCATGAACACCAGCACGACGAGACCATGCTGCAGGCGCTGAACCTACGTGTCGGCCCACCGCTGCTCGGCGTCGGCGACGGTCTGCCCGCCGGGCGGCCCGACCTGGCAGGAACCTCGGTGCTGGTACCGGGCGGTGAATTCGTGCTCGGCGTTGATGCCGGCGATGAGCCCTTCTCGCTCGACAACGAGCGCCCCGCGCACTACATCGATGTGGCGGCGTTCCGGATCGGCCGGGTGCCGGTGACCAACCGCGAATGGCGGGGATTCATCGACGACGGCGGCTATCGGCAACCTCGTTGGTGGAGCGAACGGGGCTGGCGCCACTGTCTGCAAGCGGGATTGACGGCGCCGGAGTTCTGGGGCCCCGATCATCGATCCCGGGTCAGGTTCGGTCACGTCGAGGCTCTCCCCGACGACGAGCCGGTGCAACACATCAGTTACTTCGAGGCGCAGGCATACGCGGAATGGGCCGGGGCCCGGCTGCCCACCGAGATCGAATGGGAGAAGGCCTGCGCCTGGGATCCGGTCATCGGCGCGCGACGCCGCTATCCCTGGGGCGGCACCGATCCGTCGGCCGAGGTGGCCAACCTGGGCGGTGCAGCGCTGCGACCGGCGCCGGTCGGGGCCTACCCGGACGGAGCGTCGGCCTATGGCGCCCAACAACTCCTCGGCGATGTCTGGGAGTGGACGAGTTCGCCCCTGCAACCGTGGCCGGGCTTTTCTCCGATGATCTACCAACGCTATTCGGAGCCGTTCTTCGGCGGCGACTACCGGGTGCTTCGCGGTGGCTCGTGGGCGGTCGCCCGCGAGATCCTGCGGCCGAGCTTTCGTAACTGGGACCACCCCTATCGGCGGCAGATCTTCGCCGGTGTCCGACTGGCCTGGGACGCCTGA
- the egtA gene encoding ergothioneine biosynthesis glutamate--cysteine ligase EgtA, producing MGFAAATQLSRGDESCLGGPELSGAADAADYITERCLTDAPHGRVGLEIEAHCFDPTDPHRRPGWAEIGDVLRSLPALPGGSVVTVEPGGAVELSGPPLTDALAAIDAMAADQAVLRAAFADAGLGLVQLGADPLRPTERVNPGERYAAMEQFFAASHTGSAGAAMMTATASVQLNLDAGTRSGWADRVRLAHALGPTMVAIAANSPLLAGEFSGWRSTRQRVWSRLDSARCGPVLGLDGTDPATDWARYALKAPVMLVHTPEAIPVSRYVPFADWADGRVRLGDRRAGVKDLDYHLTTLFPPVRPRGWLEIRYLDSVDDTLWPALVFTLATLLDDPVVADSAADAVAPVATAWDVAARIGLADPRLHAAAGCCVGLVADRAPVSLRDGMERLVGMVERGRCPADDVTDEVTRSDAAAMVTRLARRQL from the coding sequence ATGGGGTTCGCCGCGGCGACGCAACTGTCCCGCGGAGATGAGTCTTGCCTGGGCGGCCCCGAGCTGTCCGGTGCCGCCGACGCCGCCGACTACATCACCGAACGATGTCTCACCGACGCCCCGCACGGCCGCGTGGGTCTGGAGATCGAGGCACACTGCTTCGACCCGACCGACCCGCACCGCCGGCCCGGCTGGGCCGAGATCGGTGACGTGCTGCGGTCCCTGCCGGCCTTGCCGGGCGGCAGTGTCGTCACGGTCGAACCCGGCGGCGCCGTCGAGCTCTCCGGTCCGCCGCTGACCGATGCCCTCGCCGCGATCGACGCGATGGCGGCCGACCAGGCGGTGCTGCGGGCGGCGTTCGCCGATGCCGGCCTGGGGCTGGTACAGCTGGGCGCCGACCCGCTGCGGCCCACGGAGCGGGTCAACCCCGGCGAGCGTTACGCGGCCATGGAACAGTTCTTCGCCGCCAGCCACACCGGTTCGGCCGGTGCGGCGATGATGACAGCGACGGCGTCGGTCCAGCTCAACCTGGATGCCGGTACGCGTTCCGGTTGGGCCGACCGAGTGCGGCTGGCCCACGCGCTGGGCCCGACGATGGTCGCGATCGCCGCGAATTCCCCATTGCTGGCCGGGGAGTTCTCTGGATGGCGCTCCACCCGCCAGCGGGTATGGAGCCGGTTGGACTCGGCGCGCTGTGGTCCCGTCCTCGGCCTGGACGGCACCGACCCCGCCACCGACTGGGCGCGGTACGCGCTCAAAGCGCCTGTCATGCTGGTGCACACTCCCGAAGCGATTCCGGTCAGCCGCTACGTGCCGTTCGCCGACTGGGCCGACGGGCGGGTGCGGCTCGGCGATCGCCGCGCCGGGGTCAAAGACCTCGACTACCACCTGACCACACTGTTTCCGCCGGTACGGCCACGCGGATGGCTGGAGATCCGCTATCTCGACAGTGTCGACGACACCCTCTGGCCGGCACTGGTTTTCACCCTGGCCACCCTGCTCGACGACCCGGTCGTCGCCGACAGCGCCGCCGACGCCGTCGCTCCCGTCGCCACCGCCTGGGACGTCGCCGCCCGGATCGGCCTGGCCGACCCGCGGCTGCATGCGGCAGCCGGATGCTGTGTTGGACTGGTCGCGGATCGGGCACCAGTATCCCTGCGTGACGGGATGGAACGGCTGGTCGGCATGGTCGAACGAGGTCGCTGCCCGGCCGACGACGTCACCGACGAAGTGACCCGGTCCGATGCCGCGGCGATGGTGACTCGATTGGCGCGCAGACAGTTATGA